The following are encoded together in the Thalassomonas haliotis genome:
- a CDS encoding cation:proton antiporter — translation MASFSLLTILLTLAVCFLLAEVIADKIKINKPLSYLLVGFVISELLTRNDIDILLRADHFSVLTFQGILPLILFEMTLSMVKTSRVELAKCAGLSVYLFAVFVPVASVIVYFLMAQPFYFPPMAALLSIAVIAAVEPASSRLSFTRGKLSNPIRSQVEIETVISDALAAVLFSFVLIYVTSGLDTKELGGNLTLAFLKLILGGLLLGAVLGYLSTFVSKICRSSASYLLLSITLAYGSYFLAEAVLGASGVVAVLTAGLVFRLKLVKAPPFKSVKNSWHNIGYFADAWLFLLLGMTFTVEMFTERYLAMLILIFALIVGKTIAGLSGYWLFKPYRREVAAKPMLNSIVLGNYNGALAVALVLSLPVELSYWWTTQAMVFGVVLYSLVIQLPLFNFINRCYK, via the coding sequence ATGGCGTCATTTTCTTTGTTAACCATTTTATTGACCCTGGCGGTTTGTTTTTTACTGGCTGAAGTGATTGCCGATAAAATAAAAATAAACAAGCCGTTAAGTTATTTGTTGGTTGGCTTTGTTATCTCAGAATTGCTCACCCGAAATGACATAGATATCCTGTTAAGAGCAGATCATTTTTCGGTCTTGACCTTTCAGGGGATATTGCCGCTGATTTTATTTGAAATGACCTTGTCTATGGTAAAAACCTCCCGGGTGGAACTGGCAAAGTGTGCGGGACTGTCGGTTTACCTGTTTGCTGTTTTTGTGCCTGTGGCCAGTGTTATCGTGTATTTTTTAATGGCTCAGCCTTTTTATTTTCCGCCTATGGCGGCGCTCTTGTCTATCGCGGTGATTGCTGCGGTAGAGCCTGCCAGTTCGCGGTTAAGTTTTACCCGGGGGAAATTGAGCAACCCTATCCGCAGCCAGGTTGAGATTGAAACCGTGATCAGCGATGCGCTGGCGGCGGTTTTATTTAGCTTTGTGCTTATCTATGTCACCTCGGGGCTTGATACCAAGGAACTTGGCGGTAACTTGACTCTTGCCTTTTTAAAATTGATTTTAGGTGGTTTGCTGCTTGGCGCCGTGCTCGGTTATTTAAGTACTTTTGTGAGCAAAATATGCCGGTCATCGGCATCATACCTGCTGTTGAGTATTACTTTAGCCTATGGCAGCTATTTTTTGGCTGAAGCAGTATTAGGGGCTTCCGGGGTGGTGGCGGTATTAACCGCCGGGTTAGTGTTTCGCTTGAAGCTTGTTAAGGCGCCACCTTTTAAATCGGTTAAAAATAGCTGGCATAATATTGGTTATTTTGCCGATGCCTGGTTGTTCCTGTTACTCGGCATGACCTTCACCGTAGAAATGTTTACCGAGCGCTATCTGGCGATGCTTATTCTTATTTTTGCCCTGATTGTCGGGAAAACGATTGCGGGGTTAAGCGGTTATTGGTTATTTAAACCTTACCGCAGAGAAGTTGCTGCCAAGCCGATGTTAAACAGCATAGTGTTAGGAAATTATAATGGTGCCTTAGCGGTTGCCCTGGTGCTGTCATTGCCGGTTGAGTTGAGTTACTGGTGGACAACCCAGGCCATGGTGTTTGGCGTGGTCCTGTATTCCCTGGTGATCCAGTTGCCGCTTTTTAATTTTATTAACCGTTGCTATAAATAG
- a CDS encoding LysR family transcriptional regulator: MTLEQLQTLNSIVLHGSLKAAAGALHKTQPALSMAIKKLEAEYGFEILDRSGYRLSLTPPGKAFYQKAQELLLNAEQLHSLGQHLACGNEALVRLAYDSVCPHDLIFNALKKCQRDYPQTELHVFGESRFGALELLQKAEIDLAISPWWPTFHSVGDFEVLKIGVFEILLVAAPRLFKGQAVTNVGQLKSEVYLVSEESELSFDSENLMLVKGARKWKTRDMQTLKQMLLSGLGWGYIPRHLAEQELKDGALVPLTPQGFEFSIQGEICLVRREEYTLGPVASMIWQNFLSPQVVNCK; encoded by the coding sequence ATGACGCTGGAGCAGCTACAAACCCTTAACAGCATAGTCTTGCATGGCTCACTTAAAGCGGCGGCGGGGGCTTTACATAAAACCCAGCCGGCATTGTCCATGGCGATTAAAAAATTAGAAGCCGAGTATGGCTTTGAGATCCTCGATCGCAGCGGATACCGGTTATCGCTGACGCCCCCGGGCAAGGCCTTTTACCAAAAGGCGCAGGAGTTATTGCTTAATGCCGAGCAGCTGCATTCGCTGGGGCAACATTTGGCCTGTGGCAATGAAGCCCTGGTGCGCCTGGCCTATGATTCGGTTTGTCCCCATGACTTGATTTTTAATGCCCTGAAAAAATGCCAGCGGGATTACCCGCAAACCGAGTTGCATGTCTTTGGCGAGTCGCGTTTTGGCGCGTTAGAGCTGCTGCAAAAGGCGGAAATCGACTTGGCCATCAGTCCCTGGTGGCCGACTTTCCATAGTGTCGGTGACTTTGAAGTCCTGAAAATCGGTGTTTTTGAGATCTTGCTGGTGGCGGCGCCCCGGCTGTTTAAAGGACAGGCGGTGACAAATGTCGGCCAGTTGAAATCTGAAGTTTACCTGGTGTCCGAAGAAAGCGAACTCAGCTTTGATAGCGAAAACCTGATGTTGGTCAAGGGGGCGCGAAAATGGAAAACCCGGGATATGCAGACCTTGAAGCAAATGCTGTTATCCGGGCTGGGCTGGGGTTATATTCCCCGGCATTTGGCTGAGCAGGAGCTTAAAGATGGCGCCCTGGTGCCGCTAACCCCTCAAGGGTTTGAATTTAGCATTCAGGGGGAAATTTGTCTGGTGCGGCGGGAAGAATATACTTTGGGGCCGGTCGCCTCCATGATATGGCAAAATTTCTTATCCCCACAAGTTGTCAATTGTAAATAA
- a CDS encoding ExbD/TolR family protein, with protein sequence MARKRVKHENEQGEVDMTPMLDIVFILLIFFIVTTSFVKEEGILVNRPDANKKTNSNNPVIMINIDESGSVRFNNKLVDIERIPARIENFLAKHETNSAVVLPHYNTSYDKVVQVLDQIKLFDHLTISIAK encoded by the coding sequence ATGGCCAGAAAACGCGTTAAACATGAAAATGAACAAGGCGAGGTTGATATGACCCCGATGTTAGATATTGTTTTCATTTTATTGATCTTTTTTATCGTCACCACCTCCTTTGTCAAAGAAGAAGGCATATTGGTCAACAGGCCGGATGCCAACAAAAAAACCAACAGCAATAACCCGGTGATCATGATTAATATCGATGAGAGCGGCAGTGTCAGGTTTAACAATAAATTAGTGGATATAGAGCGTATCCCGGCACGGATCGAAAACTTTCTTGCCAAGCATGAGACCAACAGCGCCGTGGTGCTGCCCCACTATAATACCAGTTACGATAAAGTGGTGCAGGTGCTGGATCAAATCAAATTGTTTGACCACTTAACCATCTCTATCGCCAAATAG
- a CDS encoding DUF3083 family protein, whose amino-acid sequence MSILRKRSAQHKVYIPSSVRENQYLLAKFDITDELLARFSSVIDLSCRQPYLRFYEIISGLFFNINNELDLESGKFVANDKFTRVRYSQEKVTAQTDQQILFLYNSQYHTGQNAYYDGEQRAKKITLVFLANGDDIRLDAAKFHQKVKKAINEFSDQLGLKGKDVRICDHQHLTYDLFAKEKGISGIQAHKLRSMTDRYAADGYYLEENIDELTYAIVDLPVNRRLKQLAAIDELVAQPYQPLYELVESAFIAAAKRYQLSHGAMVANGLIPIVRRSEQQVVLENGELQMLGYNPAHAASGFTGIWSGNKLTDCIQFVFVASVHDNTGYGYGKFLSQVEYALAAMAEQLEYVYQKEELLVRFHQHIGFYPA is encoded by the coding sequence ATGTCTATTCTACGCAAACGTAGCGCCCAACATAAAGTCTATATCCCGTCGTCTGTGCGGGAAAACCAATATTTACTGGCTAAATTTGATATTACGGATGAGTTATTGGCCCGGTTTTCCAGTGTGATTGACCTTAGCTGCCGGCAGCCTTATTTACGTTTCTATGAAATTATCTCGGGGTTGTTCTTCAATATTAATAATGAACTGGATTTGGAAAGCGGTAAATTTGTCGCCAATGATAAATTTACCCGGGTACGCTATAGCCAGGAAAAGGTGACGGCACAAACGGATCAGCAAATCCTGTTTTTGTATAACTCCCAATACCATACCGGTCAAAATGCCTACTATGACGGTGAGCAGCGGGCGAAAAAGATCACTTTGGTCTTTTTAGCTAACGGCGATGATATCCGCCTTGATGCGGCCAAGTTCCATCAAAAAGTGAAAAAAGCCATTAATGAGTTCAGTGACCAGCTTGGTTTAAAAGGAAAAGATGTCAGGATATGTGATCATCAGCATTTAACCTATGATTTATTTGCCAAAGAAAAAGGCATTTCGGGTATTCAGGCCCATAAACTGCGTTCGATGACTGACAGGTATGCCGCCGACGGTTATTACCTGGAGGAAAATATTGATGAATTGACCTATGCCATTGTCGATTTACCGGTGAACCGCCGCTTAAAGCAGCTTGCCGCGATTGATGAACTTGTCGCCCAGCCCTATCAACCCTTATATGAATTGGTGGAAAGCGCTTTTATTGCCGCGGCAAAACGTTATCAACTCAGCCACGGCGCTATGGTTGCCAATGGTTTGATCCCTATTGTCAGGCGCAGTGAACAGCAGGTGGTGCTGGAAAATGGCGAGCTGCAGATGCTGGGTTATAATCCCGCCCATGCCGCCAGCGGTTTCACGGGTATCTGGTCCGGAAATAAGCTTACCGATTGTATTCAATTCGTTTTTGTCGCATCGGTGCATGATAATACCGGCTATGGCTATGGTAAGTTTTTAAGCCAGGTTGAATATGCCCTGGCTGCGATGGCGGAACAATTAGAATACGTCTACCAAAAAGAAGAGTTGCTGGTGCGTTTTCATCAGCATATCGGCTTTTATCCCGCCTAG
- a CDS encoding RNA methyltransferase, producing the protein MSKKGYACIGLFNPKTPENVGSVMRAAGCYGVNSVFYTGKRYDFAKQFCTDTSNRHLDIPLIGVEKLQTIIPLDCVPVAVDLIEGAKPLIDYKHPPRAFYIFGPEDGTLKKSITNFCRETIYVPTNGCMNLAASVNVILYDRLAKGDNFSNHR; encoded by the coding sequence ATGAGTAAAAAAGGTTACGCCTGTATTGGCCTGTTTAATCCCAAAACCCCTGAAAACGTAGGCTCTGTCATGCGGGCCGCTGGCTGCTATGGTGTTAATTCTGTTTTTTATACCGGTAAACGGTACGACTTTGCCAAACAATTTTGCACCGATACCAGTAACAGGCACCTTGATATTCCGTTAATTGGTGTTGAAAAGCTGCAAACCATTATCCCGCTTGATTGTGTGCCTGTTGCCGTAGATTTAATCGAAGGGGCTAAGCCGTTAATTGACTATAAACATCCTCCCAGGGCCTTTTATATTTTTGGCCCGGAAGACGGAACCCTGAAAAAAAGCATTACCAATTTTTGTCGTGAAACCATTTATGTGCCAACAAATGGCTGTATGAACTTAGCCGCAAGCGTCAATGTTATTCTTTATGATCGGCTGGCCAAAGGTGACAATTTTTCTAACCACAGATAA
- a CDS encoding SulP family inorganic anion transporter, producing the protein MLRLSHFNRNTIKGDVFGALTSTIVALPFALAFGVTSGAGAIAGIYCAVLTGFFASLFGGTNPQISGPNTGLTVAMAAILSSFIAQSPEQGMAAAFTVVTLAGLFQMLFGVLKLGKYFVLVSYPVISGFTSGIGVLIILSQMEPLFGVSAQQMLTQFSSGGISAEQLINSNVLLGLGCLLLLFLWPERLNRIVPASIIALMVATAYFVFSGASVPVVGAITSELPSFNLPVYNAELVSEMIKSALLIATLSTLDSLMTSLTVDSISNDLHDSDQELIGQGVGNMIAGLFGALPGGGATMRTVTNLRAGGTTPLSGILHALFILAIVLWAGEYTAYIPVAVLSAILLKVGIGIIDWNFLKRIHQIPLFSVGLMLSTLVMSVAIDLVTAVLIGVFLANLVTIRRLSEIQLDNLKLCSGQEDEQLPLDEKQLLQGMSDRVLLLHISGPISFGVARSLKQSVAQVDQDKTLLIDLSDARFVGISSTIAIEEIIVSHLNQGRDVILASVCERVRKDFDKLKLLERIPKQHIFTSRKQALTYLSENTRKED; encoded by the coding sequence ATGCTCCGTTTATCACACTTTAACCGAAATACCATTAAGGGCGATGTTTTTGGCGCCCTCACGTCCACCATAGTCGCGCTGCCGTTTGCGCTGGCCTTTGGGGTTACCTCGGGTGCCGGCGCCATTGCCGGTATCTACTGCGCGGTTTTAACCGGTTTTTTCGCCTCCTTGTTTGGCGGCACCAATCCGCAGATCTCTGGTCCCAATACCGGATTAACCGTGGCGATGGCGGCGATATTGAGCAGTTTTATCGCTCAGTCGCCGGAGCAGGGCATGGCGGCGGCTTTCACCGTTGTGACCCTGGCAGGCCTGTTCCAGATGTTATTTGGGGTATTGAAACTGGGGAAATACTTTGTCCTGGTTTCTTACCCGGTGATTTCCGGCTTTACCTCAGGTATCGGGGTATTGATCATCTTGTCCCAGATGGAGCCATTGTTTGGTGTCAGCGCGCAGCAAATGCTGACGCAATTCTCTTCCGGCGGTATCTCGGCGGAGCAGCTGATTAACAGCAATGTTTTGCTGGGGCTTGGGTGTCTACTGTTATTGTTTCTCTGGCCGGAACGGCTCAACCGGATAGTTCCGGCGAGTATCATTGCCCTGATGGTCGCTACCGCTTATTTTGTTTTCTCCGGGGCTTCTGTTCCTGTGGTTGGTGCCATTACCTCTGAGCTGCCTTCTTTTAATCTGCCGGTATACAATGCTGAGCTTGTCAGTGAAATGATCAAGTCGGCATTATTGATTGCCACCTTAAGTACGCTGGACTCGTTAATGACCTCCCTTACCGTGGATAGTATCAGTAACGATCTTCACGACTCGGATCAGGAGCTGATCGGCCAGGGGGTCGGCAATATGATCGCCGGTTTGTTCGGCGCTTTGCCCGGCGGCGGCGCGACTATGCGTACGGTGACCAATTTAAGGGCAGGGGGGACGACCCCGCTTTCGGGCATTTTACACGCGCTTTTTATCCTGGCGATAGTACTTTGGGCCGGTGAGTATACCGCCTATATTCCGGTAGCTGTGCTCTCGGCTATCCTGCTTAAAGTCGGCATCGGCATTATTGACTGGAATTTCCTTAAGCGTATTCATCAAATCCCGTTATTCAGTGTCGGGTTAATGCTGTCGACCTTAGTGATGTCGGTGGCGATAGATCTGGTGACTGCGGTACTGATCGGCGTTTTCCTGGCAAACCTGGTAACCATACGCCGTTTATCTGAAATTCAACTGGATAATTTAAAGCTTTGTAGCGGGCAGGAAGATGAGCAATTGCCCCTGGATGAAAAACAGTTATTGCAGGGAATGTCAGACAGGGTCCTGCTGCTGCATATTTCCGGTCCCATCAGCTTTGGTGTGGCCCGCAGTTTGAAGCAGAGTGTTGCCCAGGTCGATCAGGATAAAACCTTACTGATTGATTTAAGTGACGCCCGTTTTGTTGGTATCAGCAGTACCATTGCCATTGAAGAAATTATCGTCAGCCACCTGAACCAGGGACGGGATGTGATTTTGGCCAGTGTTTGCGAGCGGGTACGCAAAGACTTTGATAAGTTAAAATTGCTGGAGAGAATACCCAAGCAGCATATTTTTACCAGCCGTAAACAGGCATTAACTTATTTAAGTGAAAATACGCGTAAAGAAGATTAA
- the glnD gene encoding [protein-PII] uridylyltransferase, translating to MPGIKSPLDIDLTKPAAIKAYLLQHEARLSRQFFETSIESLQTQRAVLFDNLLMALWRYYGLQQANNISLNAVGGFGRQTLHPRSDIDICIIFDKGLEKEQEANLSAFLTRLWDLGVDVGHAVRSEKDNIEAAKADITIATNLLDIRTLCGPANHAKNILEKLYTCDIWSSRLFFQHKVAEQDVRHEKANNTALYLEPNIKNNPGGMRDVQTIIWIARKHFNVGDAQSLKSLGFLKFDEYSELIESYDFICRIRWALHTVANRAEEKLLFDHQLDVAKFMKFGHGENAQLAVEKMMRQLFRAMTRVQELNQMMLGVFKREVLYTDKKACVRVDLDEHFFVSNNMIQAKYDEVFFNKSNVIRLFGFIAGDDDIHGIAPETLRLIRQTRRQLLGELQDYQECRKAFIALIKHENGLKRAFALMHRYGILASYFPQWKAIEGQMQFDMHNAYTVDEHAFKLIQCIDNFTADKKQKSLLTSIYRASSLKHILVIAGLCHDLSGKQSHETNEISAIHAKEFALLHDLKKSEVDLIHWIVDNQDLLIATTQTLDIQDPEVIKTVAKKIRSEAKLNALYCFTVADLMATNEQSWNEWQQSLLNELYLSLRSALKKGIENVFEQRVVIRENKIEALAELTANAFDEAEIKALWASLPSSFFSSNQVNEIAEFSAQILAHRGDDQVVSLSDDTNLECSNLLVYANDRSMLFVDLFNALSLLKIRVKEAQLHKTKNNKVLEVIKLLDHNGETIADGYRSEQVKKSVRKVLCGPDSVKKPASPRFVKNFENAPEVEFLATPKSNKTLLRINALDNPLFIEKICNVFKHKQLTIHSAKISTLGECSENVFTISSKDNSAISNQDKTELAQLLVNNIA from the coding sequence ATGCCCGGCATAAAAAGTCCCCTTGATATCGATCTTACCAAGCCGGCAGCAATAAAAGCTTATCTGTTGCAACATGAAGCAAGGCTTAGCCGTCAATTTTTTGAGACTTCCATTGAAAGCCTGCAAACGCAAAGAGCCGTTTTATTTGACAATTTATTAATGGCCTTGTGGCGCTATTATGGTTTGCAACAGGCAAATAACATCTCGCTCAATGCCGTGGGCGGCTTTGGCCGGCAAACACTGCATCCAAGATCTGATATTGATATTTGTATCATATTCGACAAGGGGTTAGAAAAAGAGCAGGAAGCCAATTTATCCGCGTTTTTAACGCGGTTATGGGATTTAGGTGTCGATGTCGGCCATGCGGTACGCTCTGAAAAGGACAATATCGAGGCGGCTAAAGCAGATATCACCATAGCAACCAACCTGTTGGATATCAGAACCCTGTGCGGGCCTGCAAACCATGCAAAAAATATTCTTGAGAAGTTATATACCTGTGATATCTGGAGCAGCCGGCTGTTTTTCCAGCACAAGGTTGCTGAACAGGATGTGAGGCATGAAAAGGCCAATAATACCGCCTTGTACTTGGAGCCGAATATTAAAAACAACCCGGGCGGCATGCGGGATGTGCAGACCATTATTTGGATCGCCCGAAAACATTTTAATGTCGGGGATGCGCAGTCATTAAAATCACTGGGTTTTCTTAAGTTTGATGAATACTCAGAGTTGATCGAGTCTTATGATTTTATTTGCCGGATACGCTGGGCACTGCATACGGTAGCTAACCGGGCGGAAGAGAAATTACTGTTTGATCACCAGCTGGATGTGGCTAAGTTTATGAAATTTGGTCATGGAGAGAATGCCCAGCTGGCTGTCGAAAAAATGATGCGCCAGCTGTTTCGGGCCATGACCCGGGTGCAAGAGCTCAATCAAATGATGCTCGGGGTGTTTAAACGAGAAGTGCTTTACACAGATAAAAAAGCTTGTGTCCGGGTGGATTTAGATGAGCACTTTTTTGTGTCAAACAATATGATACAAGCAAAATATGATGAGGTGTTTTTTAATAAATCCAATGTTATCCGCCTGTTTGGCTTTATTGCCGGCGATGATGACATTCATGGCATAGCGCCGGAAACGTTAAGGCTTATCAGGCAAACGCGAAGGCAGCTGCTCGGGGAGCTACAGGATTATCAGGAATGCCGAAAAGCATTTATTGCGCTTATTAAGCACGAAAATGGCTTAAAACGTGCCTTTGCTTTAATGCACAGGTACGGCATTCTGGCCTCATATTTTCCCCAATGGAAAGCAATCGAAGGGCAAATGCAGTTTGATATGCACAATGCGTATACTGTTGATGAGCATGCCTTTAAACTGATCCAGTGTATCGACAACTTTACCGCGGATAAAAAGCAGAAAAGTTTACTCACCAGTATCTACAGAGCGAGTTCCCTTAAACATATTTTGGTGATTGCCGGTTTATGCCATGATTTATCCGGTAAACAGTCGCACGAAACCAATGAAATCAGTGCTATTCATGCAAAAGAGTTTGCTTTACTCCATGACTTAAAAAAATCAGAAGTAGACTTAATCCATTGGATTGTCGATAACCAGGATCTGTTGATTGCCACTACGCAAACATTAGATATACAAGATCCGGAAGTGATCAAAACCGTTGCCAAGAAAATTCGCAGCGAAGCTAAATTAAATGCCCTGTATTGTTTCACCGTTGCCGACTTAATGGCCACCAATGAGCAAAGCTGGAATGAGTGGCAGCAGAGTTTGCTTAACGAGCTTTATTTGTCATTGAGAAGCGCACTAAAAAAAGGCATTGAAAATGTCTTTGAGCAGCGGGTGGTGATCCGGGAAAATAAAATTGAAGCACTTGCGGAGTTAACGGCTAATGCCTTTGATGAAGCTGAGATAAAAGCATTATGGGCAAGCTTACCTTCCAGCTTTTTTAGTTCGAACCAAGTCAATGAAATAGCCGAGTTTAGCGCACAAATATTAGCCCACCGGGGGGATGACCAGGTGGTGTCCCTTTCGGATGATACTAATCTGGAATGTAGCAATTTATTGGTTTATGCCAATGACAGGAGTATGTTATTTGTCGATTTGTTTAATGCCCTGTCTTTACTGAAAATACGGGTGAAAGAGGCGCAGCTGCATAAGACTAAAAACAATAAGGTTCTGGAGGTCATTAAACTGCTTGATCATAACGGTGAAACCATTGCCGATGGCTACCGCTCAGAGCAAGTGAAGAAAAGCGTAAGGAAAGTGCTTTGTGGTCCGGATAGCGTTAAAAAACCTGCCAGCCCGAGATTTGTCAAAAACTTTGAGAATGCGCCTGAGGTAGAGTTTTTGGCCACGCCCAAATCCAACAAAACCTTATTGCGGATAAATGCTTTAGACAACCCCCTGTTTATAGAAAAAATTTGCAATGTGTTTAAACATAAACAACTGACCATTCATTCCGCTAAAATAAGTACCTTGGGGGAGTGTTCGGAAAATGTTTTCACTATTTCTTCTAAAGACAATTCGGCGATATCGAACCAGGACAAAACCGAGTTAGCCCAGTTATTAGTTAATAATATTGCTTAA
- a CDS encoding GGDEF domain-containing response regulator: MMHYHTEHFNLLIVAPSEAERALYSTMVREFGFNVTIFEVMTGQSAVDVIKQNTFGCILLSNELPDMNAQLVLAMIQEGPTLSIPVIVLTSTDLEDLALELMESGATDYIPKSQCIPLVLNKAILYALARGQYRKAQIDFQKAEIKSIEHELLKERNIALEEANEKLQQLAMRDPLTALPNRNYLKQQLEQTLLHAERARQRCGLLYFDLDYFKYVNDTYGHQVGDELLLAVTKRVKQVIRQKDVLARIGGDEFVLLIDDANEAAFFGIIAAKICRTLRAEFIIQGFELHISCSIGIATYPHSGMDYEELMKNADSAMYRAKESGRNNYKFFSVEMNMHVDQQFAIERDLRLALEQEQLQLYYQPKFNLASKEVVGAEALVRWNHPSKGFLRPDSFLEIAEQSELIIDLGDWVRGEICRQLAQWQASGLELVRMSINVADKECAKNRVLQNTLEQVMLYGIDAKLLELELTEETLTKGIRNEITDFKILEHMDIQLAIDDFGTGNTSFQCLQELPIDVLKIDKEFTQQLAGNAKVAAITTTIIDLAKRLDISCIAEGVENEEQVAFLRENGCEYAQGYFFSEPLAADDFALLLKKASYSDSKHLVLEQS, translated from the coding sequence ATGATGCATTATCATACCGAGCATTTTAATTTATTAATTGTTGCACCAAGCGAGGCCGAGCGCGCTTTATATAGTACCATGGTCAGGGAGTTCGGCTTTAATGTCACTATTTTCGAGGTGATGACCGGGCAGTCAGCCGTTGACGTGATTAAACAAAATACCTTTGGCTGTATTTTGCTCAGTAATGAATTGCCGGATATGAATGCCCAGCTGGTGCTGGCGATGATCCAGGAAGGACCTACCTTATCAATCCCGGTGATCGTGCTTACCTCGACCGATCTGGAAGACCTGGCGTTAGAGCTGATGGAGTCCGGGGCCACAGATTATATTCCCAAAAGTCAATGTATCCCGTTAGTGCTCAATAAGGCGATACTGTACGCACTGGCCCGGGGCCAGTACCGCAAGGCACAAATTGATTTTCAAAAAGCAGAGATCAAGAGTATTGAGCATGAATTGCTCAAGGAAAGGAATATCGCCCTGGAAGAGGCGAATGAAAAATTGCAGCAGCTGGCGATGCGGGATCCGCTTACTGCTTTACCCAACCGTAATTACCTGAAACAGCAGCTTGAACAGACCTTGCTGCACGCCGAAAGAGCCCGGCAAAGATGCGGGCTACTCTATTTTGATTTAGATTATTTTAAATATGTCAATGATACCTATGGCCATCAGGTTGGGGATGAACTGCTGCTTGCGGTGACCAAACGGGTTAAGCAAGTGATCCGGCAAAAAGATGTGCTGGCCCGTATTGGCGGAGATGAATTTGTGCTTTTGATTGATGATGCCAATGAGGCGGCATTTTTTGGCATTATTGCGGCAAAAATCTGCAGGACCTTACGGGCCGAGTTTATCATTCAGGGTTTTGAACTGCATATTTCCTGCAGCATCGGCATTGCCACTTATCCTCATTCGGGCATGGATTATGAAGAGCTGATGAAAAATGCCGACTCAGCCATGTACCGGGCCAAAGAATCCGGGCGTAATAACTATAAATTTTTCTCGGTGGAAATGAATATGCATGTAGATCAGCAGTTTGCCATCGAAAGGGATTTACGTCTTGCCCTGGAGCAGGAGCAGTTGCAGCTTTATTATCAGCCTAAATTTAACCTGGCATCGAAAGAAGTGGTTGGCGCGGAGGCCCTGGTGCGCTGGAACCATCCGAGTAAAGGTTTTTTACGTCCCGACAGTTTTCTGGAGATTGCCGAGCAAAGCGAATTGATCATAGATCTTGGTGACTGGGTGCGCGGGGAGATTTGTCGCCAGCTGGCGCAATGGCAAGCGTCCGGATTGGAGCTGGTGCGCATGTCCATTAATGTCGCGGATAAAGAGTGTGCCAAGAATCGGGTACTGCAAAATACTTTAGAGCAAGTCATGCTTTACGGTATTGATGCTAAATTGCTTGAATTAGAGTTAACCGAGGAAACCTTGACCAAAGGCATTAGAAACGAAATTACGGATTTTAAGATTTTGGAACATATGGATATCCAGCTGGCAATTGATGACTTTGGTACCGGTAATACCTCTTTTCAATGTTTGCAGGAATTGCCGATTGATGTGCTGAAAATTGATAAAGAATTTACCCAGCAGCTTGCAGGCAATGCTAAAGTCGCGGCGATCACTACGACCATTATCGACCTGGCCAAGCGTCTTGATATCAGTTGTATTGCCGAAGGGGTGGAAAACGAAGAGCAGGTGGCTTTTTTACGGGAAAACGGCTGTGAATATGCACAAGGCTATTTTTTCAGCGAGCCGCTTGCTGCCGATGACTTTGCCTTATTGTTGAAAAAGGCCAGTTATAGCGACAGTAAACACCTGGTGCTGGAGCAGTCTTAG